The Pyrus communis chromosome 2, drPyrComm1.1, whole genome shotgun sequence genome includes a window with the following:
- the LOC137725544 gene encoding rop guanine nucleotide exchange factor 1-like: MGSVSSEDGLDQESERCGSYSLSADVSESESCSSFSCRRFDAEGASSSMTSSPHPVAGNFCFQPPVMLPVIGGKDVVAWDEKPEKRDADLSEVEMMKERFSKLLLGEDMSGGGKGVCTALAISNAITNLSATVFGELWRLEPLKAQRKAMWRREMEWLLCVSDSIVELVPSIQQFPGGGTYEVMEMRPRSDLYVNLPAIKKLDAMLLSMLDGFCETEFCYIDRGIILGDSKEGEGFMGGRPSIRQEEKWWLPYPKVPPNGLSCETRKKLQQCRDCCNQILKAAMAINSSVLVEMEIPRAYMETLPKNGKDCLGDIIYRYITADQFSPEHLLDCLDLSSEHQTLEIANRIEAAVHVWKQKDQKKHNNHKAKRASWGGKVKGLVADTEKNNFLAQRAETLLHSLRHRFPGLPQTSLDMNKIQYNKDVGQSILESYSRVMESLAFNIMARIDDVLFVDDATKRCAAAESVSIFSRGGLSGLPIQKRMSPSPFSIQHTPYASPLATPTFCSSTPVIGSPGRTPLCVKRSVIVDEKSEKLLAADFERVWSYAGSLSSRRTTGDAPERD; this comes from the exons ATGGGGAGTGTGTCGTCGGAGGACGGCTTGGACCAGGAGAGCGAGCGGTGCGGGAGCTACAGCCTGAGCGCGGACGTGAGCGAGTCTGAGAGTTGCAGCAGCTTCTCGTGCAGGAGGTTCGACGCGGAAGGGGCTTCGAGCTCCATGACGTCCTCTCCGCACCCGGTTGCCGGAAATTTCTGTTTTCAGCCGCCGGTGATGCTTCCGGTGATCGGAGGGAAGGATGTGGTGGCTTGGGATGAGAAGCCGGAGAAGCGAGATGCTGATTTATCTg aggttgaaatgatgaaggagaGGTTCTCGAAGCTTTTGCTCGGAGAAGACATGTCCGGAGGAGGGAAAGGAGTCTGCACTGCCCTTGCTATCTCAAATGCCATCACCAATCTCTCTG CAACCGTGTTTGGCGAATTATGGAGGTTAGAGCCGCTGAAAGCGCAGAGAAAGGCAATGTGGCGCCGGGAAATGGAGTGGCTCTTGTGTGTGAGTGATTCAATTGTTGAGCTTGTGCCTTCAATACAACAGTTTCCAGGTGGGGGTACATATGAAGTCATGGAGATGCGGCCGCGCTCTGACTTGTATGTGAATCTACCCGCCATAAAGAAGCTTGATGCAATGCTGCTTAGTATGCTGGATGGGTTTTGTGAGACAGAGTTTTGCTATATTGACCGGGGGATAATTTTGGGTGATTCGAAAGAGGGTGAGGGGTTTATGGGTGGAAGGCCTTCGATTAGGCAGGAAGAGAAGTGGTGGTTGCCCTATCCTAAAGTTCCACCAAATGGGTTGTCCTGTGAAACAAGGAAGAAGTTGCAGCAGTGTAGGGACTGCTGCAACCAGATATTGAAGGCGGCCATGGCGATTAATAGTAGTGTGCTTGTTGAGATGGAAATCCCGAGAGCATACATGGAAACGTTGCCCAAG AATGGCAAGGATTGTTTGGGCGATATCATTTATCGTTACATAACTGCAGACCAGTTCTCACCCGAACATCTTCTTGATTGCCTGGACTTGTCGTCAGAACATCAAACTCTAGAGATAGCCAATAGAATCGAGGCAGCTGTGCATGTTTGGAAGCAGAAAGACCAGAAGAAACACAACAATCATAAAGCTAAACGGGCATCTTGGGGTGGCAAGGTCAAGGGGCTTGTTGCTGATACTGAAAAGAACAATTTTCTGGCCCAACGAGCAGAGACCCTCTTACACAGCCTAAGGCATCGTTTCCCTGGCCTCCCACAAACTTCACTAGATATGAACAAAATACAGTATAACAAG GACGTGGGGCAGTCAATTCTGGAAAGTTACTCAAGAGTTATGGAGAGTCTGGCCTTTAACATCATGGCAAGAATAGATGATGTCCTCTTCGTTGATGATGCTACCAAGCGATGTGCTGCAGCGGAATCAGTGTCTATCTTCAGCAGGGGAGGTTTGAGTGGCCTTCCTATCCAGAAGCGGATGTCGCCAAGCCCCTTCTCCATTCAACACACTCCTTACGCGTCTCCGCTTGCAACACCGACTTTCTGCTCCTCCACCCCAGTTATTGGAAGTCCAGGAAGGACACCTCTGTGTGTAAAGCGCAGCGTTATAGTAGACGAGAAGTCAGAGAAACTACTCGCAGCTGATTTTGAGAGGGTGTGGTCGTATGCCGGAAGCCTAAGCTCAAGAAGAACTACCGGCGATGCTCCTGAACGGGATTGA
- the LOC137726046 gene encoding F-box protein SKIP23, with amino-acid sequence MADWSKLPKDLLEEIARRLESAFYLLRFRSVCSSWRSSVTSRPRRLPGRFPFLTNHGICATSLGFHLSQRSIFLMGLPNSRNQRDPDRWLVKIEEDVPGRMHLLNPLSRFQLKPLPEAFPKVLDLSKFSVFELGGEFVLHYVHFRPFGNGKSLGDDGNLYMEKVVFMCSGSESNDFVLLTIHVSGKLAMFKSEDKRWTIIHDMPSPYDDVIMFKGQFYAVDGTGRTVTVGLNSNLSLVANPVFGGDKKFLVESSGELLVVDMYLSIAAPGDLDDLDVDDEVLQMQFSGCLTERTVRFEVFKLDREGKKLVEMKSLGDRVLFLGDDCTFSASASQLSGCKGNCILFTDNFFYMGSEEECVFKARDIGVFDLDDGGIAPLSDYPEYSKLFWPPPDWVASTTSEVQTQLEELAI; translated from the exons ATGGCCGACTGGTCTAAACTTCCCAAAGACCTCCTAGAAGAAATCGCTAGACGCCTAGAGAGCGCCTTCTACTTGCTCCGTTTCCGATCCGTCTGCTCCTCATGGCGGTCCTCCGTCACCTCCCGACCTCGCCGTCTACCTGGCCGATTTCCCTTCCTCACAAACCACGGTATCTGCGCCACCTCCCTAGGGTTCCACCTCTCCCAGCGCAGCATTTTCCTGATGGGTTTGCCCAATTCCCGCAACCAAAGAGACCCAGATCGCTGGCTGGTCAAGATCGAAGAGGACGTACCGGGTCGGATGCACTTGCTGAATCCTCTCTCGCGGTTTCAGCTGAAGCCGCTGCCTGAAGCATTTCCGAAGGTATTGGATTTATCgaaatttagtgtttttgagttgGGTGGAGAATTTGTTTTGCATTATGTCCATTTTAGGCCTTTTGGGAATGGCAAGTCTTTGGGCGATGATGGCAATTTGTATATGGAAAAGGTGGTTTTTATGTGTTCGGGTTCCGAAAGCAACGATTTTGTGCTTCTTACGATTCATGTGTCTGGGAAATTAGCAATGTTTAAGTCTGAGGATAAGAGGTGGACTATAATTCATGATATGCCATCGCCTTACGATGATGTTATAATGTTTAAAGGACAATTTTATGCTGTTGATGGCACTGGCCGGACTGTGACGGTGGGGTTGAATTCGAATTTGAGCTTGGTTGCGAATCCGGTGTTTGGTGGTGATAAGAAGTTTTTGGTTGAATCGAGTGGCGAATTGCTGGTGGTTGATATGTACTTGAGCATCGCTGCGCCGGGGGatttggatgatttggatgtCGATGATGAAGTTTTACAAATGCAATTCAGTGGTTGTTTGACTGAGAGAACTGTTAGGTTCGAGGTTTTTAAGTTGGATAGAGAGGGGAAGAAGTTGGTTGAAATGAAAAGCTTGGGGGATAGGGTGTTGTTTTTGGGGGATGACTGCACATTTTCTGCCTCGGCTTCCCAGTTATCGGGTTGTAAAGGGAATTGTATACTTTTCACGGATAATTTCTTCTATATGGGCAGTGAAGAAGAGTGTGTCTTCAAGGCCCGCGATATAGGTGTGTTTGACTTGGATGATGGTGGTATTGCACCGTTATCTGATTACCCAGAGTATTCAAAGTTGTTTTGGCCACCCCCTGACTGGGTTGCATCGACAACGTCAGAA GTGCAAACTCAGCTTGAAGAATTGGCTATATGA
- the LOC137725517 gene encoding transcriptional elongation regulator MINIYO-like — protein MAEKESTKASGPAKRKPKVIFGTKALQTSDGDGASSLIGGIVEKGISDMPLSGPTPPPRPTVLPFPVARHRSAGPHWGPVNGKLGGEEDGGEGDDENDEDVMDFEHIRDFAIRVERKKKKDMDFSKWAEKELDDNSSRTLRETMEFSARKIESNKLHSRQKNEHVFALGNSKIEQEFVLGNSKSEQESVLGNSKSEQDSVFNNMEIEADVNANSMPHNIRNEQGASVSLEAQIDEENRARLQGMSADEIEEAQEEIMGRLDPELLQVLKRRGEEKLRKQRSPSSDNNEPKASSSSHSGPSHVATKITSNDTQTSVNDRLEQNSGKASGSLWNAWSERVQAVRDLRFSLDGTVIINGFHQISQSSDLSERDYLRTEGDPSAAGYTIKEAVSLTRSVIPGQRTLALHFLSTVLDKALQNIQAQDQFIGKDASKLDKSADWEAVWAYALGPEPELILSLRICLDDNHNNVVLACAKVLHRILSCDVNESFFDVSEKIATLHMDIFTAPVFRSKPEIDVGFLRGGFWKYNAKPSNIFSLDEEIIDDETEGKRTIQDDCVVAGQDFVAGLVRMGILRRLRYVLESDPMVALEEYTISILIAIARHSPKCAVAIMNCERLLEAIISRFIAKDTLDIQPSKIKSVRLLKVLAQCDRKNCVAFIKNGTFQTMTWHLYQSISFLDNWVKSGKENCKLSSALKVEQLRFWKVFIQHGYCVSYFSDIFRNLCLWLNPPTIEKLIENDVLCEFASISAEGYLVLEALARRLPSQFSQMRLSNEISEHSGYGTEFWSWSQVGPMVDIALKWIVLKNDPSICKFFERENGSRGGLTAQDLSVTSLLWVYSAVVHMLFRVLERVIPDDSVHSFESGGHVPWLPEFVPKMGLEMIKNGFMGHSDTLDAKYGIDPKGDGSFIEKLCHLRNLGNCETSLASVCCLQGLVGIIVSIDKLIVLARTGVQTPPQNYTSSREEKILKDGLLKGSLVELRSVQNTFMKLVASEWPRVQSIEMFGRGGPAPGVGVGWGASGGGYWSGTVLLSQADARFLVYLLETWKLVSNFDSPTEEEMTFTMLAINSSLGVCVGAGPTDRTYVTKALNILLDVSVLKYLDRCIRRFLSSNGGMKLFDWDYKEEDYLLFSKTLASHFSDRWLSVKKKLNDSDGMKSSDSKSLKKGKASLNTIYEESDTPPMISQNCTSLVAEWAHQRLPLPISWFLSPISTLCDSKHAGLKKFSNLQDLMQDQGDFLGVAKSGLFFLLGIEALSSFLPVDVPSPVNSVSLVWKLHSLSVILLVGMGVVEEEKSRVVFGALQDLYGNLVHQARPSTLLPEPRNENNLEVLAFQSEVHESYSVFIETLVDQFSAVSYGDLIYGRQVAVYLHRCVEAPVRLAAWNTLSNSRVLELLPPLEKCFTDAEGYLEPAEDNPGILEAYVKSWTSGALDRTASRGSLAYKMVIHHLSAFIFNSYTGDKLLLRNKLSRSLLRDFSLKQQHEAMMLNLIQYNKPSIPHETKHEDGVPLGNDVEKRFELLNETCELNSSLLAAVEKLKSSLKNNLS, from the exons ATGGCGGAGAAGGAAAGCACCAAAGCAAGCGGTCCAGCCAAGAGGAAGCCGAAGGTCATATTTGGCACCAAAGCACTTCAGACGAGCGACGGCGATGGAGCTTCGAGCTTAATCGGTGGCATAGTCGAGAAAGGTATTTCCGATATGCCGCTGTCGGGCCCCACTCCACCGCCAAGGCCGACGGTTCTTCCTTTCCCCGTCGCTCGCCACCGTTCCGCCGGCCCG CATTGGGGTCCGGTGAATGGTAAATTGGGTGGTGAGGAGGATGGTGGTGAAGGGGATGATGAGAATGATGAAGATGTTATGGACTTCGAACACATCAGGGATTTCGCTATACGGgttgagaggaagaagaagaaggatatgGACTTCAGTAAGTGGGCAGAGAAGGAGCTTGATGATAATAGCTCAAGAACTTTAAGGGAAACAATGGAATTTAGTGCTAGAAAAATTGAGTCAAATAAATTGCATTCCCGGCAAAAGAATGAACATGTATTTGCATTGGGTAACTCGAAGATTGAACAAGAATTTGTGTTGGGTAACTCGAAGAGCGAACAAGAATCTGTGTTGGGTAACTCGAAGAGTGAACAAGATTCTGTGTTTAACAACATGGAAATTGAAGCGGACGTGAATGCAAATTCCATGCCTCATAATATTCGAAATGAACAAGGGGCGTCTGTGTCACTTGAGGCTCAGATTGATGAAGAAAACCGTGCACGGTTGCAAGGGATGTCTGCAGATGAGATTGAAGAAGCACAGGAGGAGATCATGGGGAGACTGGACCCTGAATTGCTCCAAGTACTCAAAAGGAGGGGTGAAGAGAAATTGAGGAAGCAAAGAAGCCCCAGCTCAGATAACAATGAACCAAAAGCTTCCTCTAGCTCTCATAGTGGGCCGTCTCATGTGGCTACAAAAATTACTTCAAATGATACACAAACTTCGGTTAATGATAGATTGGAGCAGAATTCAGGCAAAGCCAGTGGCAGTTTGTGGAATGCTTGGAGTGAGAGAGTCCAGGCTGTTAGGGACTTAAGGTTTTCCTTGGATGGAACTGTTATTATAAATGGCTTCCACCAGATATCTCAGAGTA GTGATTTATCTGAGCGTGACTACCTGCGTACTGAGGGGGATCCCAGTGCTGCTGGTTATACAATTAAAGAAGCAGTGTCTCTTACTAGGAGTGTG ATTCCTGGACAGCGGACACTGGCTTTGCATTTCCTTTCAACTGTGCTTGATAAGGCATTACAAAATATTCAAGCACAAGATCAGTTTATTGGAAAAGATGCTAGTAAACTCGACAAATCTGCTGACTGGGAAGCCGTTTGGGCTTATGCACTTGGCCCAGAGCCTGAGCTTATTTTATCTCTTAG GATATGTCTGGATGATAACCACAATAATGTAGTTCTGGCTTGTGCCAAAGTTCTTCACCGCATATTAAGCTGTGATGTGAATGAGAGCTTCTTTGACGTCTCAGAG AAAATAGCAACCCTGCATATGGATATATTTACCGCCCCTGTATTCAGAAGCAAACCAGAGATTGATGTTGGTTTCCTTCGTGGTGGATTTTGGAAGTACAATGCCAAGCCTTCTAATATTTTTTCTCTTGATGAGGAAATTATTGATGATGAGACTGAAGGGAAACGTACCATTCAGGATGATTGTGTAGTTGCTGGACAAGATTTTGTGGCAGGTTTGGTGCGGATGGGAATCCTTCGACGGCTTCGCTATGTTTTGGAG TCAGACCCTATGGTGGCTTTGGAAGAATACACAATCTCTATACTTATTGCAATTGCAAGGCATTCCCCAAAATGTGCGGTTGCAATCATGAATTGTGAAAGGCTTCTTGAAGCAATTATCAGCAGATTTATTGCAAAAGACACTTTAGATATCCAGCCTTCTAAAATAAAGTCTGTTAGACTTCTAAAG GTGTTGGCTCAATGTGATCGGAAGAACTGTGTTGCTTTTATAAAGAATGGGACTTTCCAAACTATGACATGGCATTTGTATCAATCTATTTCCTTCCTTGACAACTGGGTAAAATCTGGAAAGGAAAACTGTAAACTTTCTTCGGCTTTGAAGGTTGAACAACTGCGTTTTTGGAAGGTTTTTATTCAGCATGGCTATTGTGTGTCATACTTCTCAGATATTTTCCGTAACTTGTGCTTGTGGCTGAACCCACCTACAATTGAAAAACTTATTGAGAATGATGTACTTTGTGAATTTGCATCCATCTCTGCTGAGGGATACCTTGTTCTGGAGGCTTTGGCTAGAAGGCTCCCAAGTCAGTTCTCACAGATGCGTCTGAGTAATGAAATCTCTGAGCACTCTGGTTACGGAACTGAATTCTGGTCTTGGAGCCAGGTTGGTCCAATGGTTGATATAGCTCTAAAGTGGATAGTTTTGAAGAATGATCCCAGCATATGCAAGTTCTTTGAGAGAGAAAATGGAAGTCGTGGTGGTCTTACTGCCCAGGATTTATCAGTCACTTCCTTGTTATGGGTGTATTCAGCTGTAGTACACATGCTTTTCAGAGTGCTTGAAAGAGTGATACCGGATGATTCTGTCCACTCGTTTGAAAGTGGTGGTCATGTGCCATGGCTTCCAGAGTTTGTTCCTAAAATGGGACttgaaatgattaaaaatgGGTTTATGGGCCATTCAGATACTCTTGATGCAAAATACGGAATAGATCCCAAGGGAGATGGCTCTTTCATTGAGAAACTGTGCCATTTGAGAAATCTGGGTAACTGTGAAACATCATTAGCTTCTGTATGTTGCTTACAGGGGTTGGTGGGGATTATCGTTAGCATCGATAAATTGATAGTGTTAGCCAGGACAGGGGTCCAAACACCTCCCCAAAATTACACTTCATCTAGAGAAGAGAAAATACTCAAGGACGGTTTACTTAAGGGGTCTTTGGTTGAATTGAGAAGTGTGCAAAATACTTTTATGAAGTTAGTTGCTTCTGAGTGGCCCCGTGTGCAGTCCATTGAGATGTTCGGCAGGGGAGGACCTGCTCCCGGGGTGGGAGTTGGCTGGGGTGCCTCTGGTGGAGGATATTGGTCTGGTACTGTTTTGTTATCACAGGCAGATGCAAGATTTCTCGTTTACTTACTTGAAACTTGGAAGCTTGTGTCCAATTTTGATAGCCCCACAGAAGAAGAAATGACTTTTACTATGCTGGCAATTAATTCATCTTTAGGAGTATGTGTAGGTGCTGGACCAACAGACAGGACTTATGTGACAAAGGCGTTAAATATTTTGCTTGATGTATCTGTTCTTAAGTATCTTGATCGCTGTATTCGACGTTTTCTTTCCTCAAATGGGGGAATGAAACTGTTTGATTGGGATTATAAAGAAGAGGATTACCTACTCTTTAGTAAAACATTAGCTTCTCATTTCAGCGACAGATGGTTATCTGTAAAGAAAAAGCTCAACGATAGTGATGGCATGAAATCCTCTGATAGTAAATCACTGAAAAAGGGTAAAGCTTCCCTCAATACCATATACGAGGAATCGGACACACCACCTATGATCAGTCAAAATTGCACATCTTTAGTTGCAGAGTGGGCTCACCAGAGACTGCCACTACCCATTTCCTGGTTTCTCAGTCCAATCTCGACCCTTTGTGATAGCAAGCATGCAGGTCTTAAGAAGTTCTCCAATTTACAAGATCTCATGCAGGATCAAGGTGATTTTCTTGGAGTTGCCAAATCTgggcttttcttccttttgggtATTGAAGCACTGTCCAGTTTCTTACCAGTTGACGTCCCATCCCCAGTTAATAGTGTTTCGTTGGTTTGGAAATTGCATTCTCTATCTGTGATCTTACTCGTTGGAATGGGTGTGGTTGAGGAGGAGAAGAGTAGGGTTGTTTTTGGAGCTTTACAAGATCTCTATGGGAATCTTGTTCATCAGGCAAGGCCCTCTACCTTATTGCCAGAACCTAGAAACGAAAACAACCTGGAGGTTCTGGCATTCCAATCAGAGGTTCACGAGAGTTATTCAGTATTTATTGAAACTCTTGTGGATCAGTTTTCTGCTGTATCTTATGGTGATTTGATATATGGCCGGCAAGTTGCAGTTTATCTGCATCGTTGTGTGGAAGCTCCTGTGCGCCTTGCTGCCTGGAATACACTAAGCAACTCTCGTGTTCTTGAACTTCTGCCACCTCTTGAGAAATGCTTTACTGATGCAGAGGGGTACCTTGAACCTGCTGAG GATAATCCAGGTATTTTGGAGGCGTACGTTAAGTCATGGACTTCTGGTGCCCTCGATAGGACTGCAAGTCGAGGATCACTTGCATATAAAATGGTTATCCACCACCTTTCGGCTTTCATTTTCAACTCATACACTGGTGACAAGCTATTGCTTAGGAATAAGCTTTCAAGGTCTCTTTTGCGAGACTTCTCTCTGAAGCAACAACATGAG GCTATGATGCTGAACCTTATTCAATATAACAAGCCATCTATACCTCATGAGACCAAGCATGAGGATGGAGTGCCTCTGGGGAATGACGTTGAGAAGAGGTTCGAGTTACTGAACGAAACTTGTGAATTAAATTCCTCACTTTTAGCTGCTGTGGAGAAGCTAAAGTCATCCTTAAAGAACAATCTGTCGTGA
- the LOC137727081 gene encoding acetylserotonin O-methyltransferase-like, with product MEDNQSVLTWEEEEEHAKVDVWKYVFRFVEIAVVKCAIELGIAEAIETRGSPMTLLELSSALRCDPSHLYRIMRVLVHLKIFKEQTTIQLGSKSYAQSPLSRLLLKSGENSMAALILLESSPTMLAPWHSLSSRVQGNLRNPVFEEVHGKDLWSFGVANPDHNKLFNEAMACDARLAVPALVKSCVEVFKGVGTLVDVGGGNGTALRLLVEACPWIQGINFDLPHVVSDAQKPDRIENVGGDMFDCVPKADAVIIKWVLHDWGDDDCIRILKKCREAIPIDKGKVIIVEAVIDEKDEKANSKLTNARLMLDMVMIAHTGTGKERTMEEWEYVLGEAGFSRHTITPIHAIQSVIQAFP from the exons ATGGAAGATAATCAAAGTGTGCTAACatgggaagaggaagaagaacatGCCAAGGTGGATGTGTGGAAATATGTGTTCAGGTTCGTTGAAATCGCGGTGGTAAAATGTGCTATTGAGCTCGGAATAGCTGAAGCAATTGAAACCCGTGGAAGCCCGATGACCCTCTTAGAGCTCTCTTCTGCTTTAAGATGCGATCCTTCTCACCTTTACCGCATCATGAGGGTTCTAGTACATCTCAAAATATTCAAAGAACAAACCACAATCCAATTAGGCTCCAAAAGTTATGCACAATCACCTTTGTCCCGCCTATTACTGAAATCCGGAGAAAATAGCATGGCGGCACTGATCTTGCTGGAGAGTAGTCCGACAATGCTGGCACCATGGCACAGCCTAAGTTCCCGAGTTCAAGGAAATCTTAGGAATCCAGTGTTTGAGGAAGTACACGGTAAGGACCTATGGAGCTTTGGCGTGGCCAACCCTGATCACAACAAGCTCTTCAATGAAGCAATGGCTTGTGATGCAAGGTTGGCTGTGCCTGCATTGGTTAAAAGTTGTGTAGAGGTGTTCAAAGGGGTTGGCACACTAGTAGATGTGGGAGGGGGTAATGGGACTGCTTTGCGCTTGTTGGTTGAGGCTTGTCCTTGGATTCAAGGCATCAACTTTGATCTTCCTCATGTTGTCTCTGATGCTCAGAAGCCTGACCGCATTGAGAATGTGGGAGGCGACATGTTTGATTGTGTTCCGAAGGCTGATGCTGTAATTATCAAG TGGGTTCTTCATGACTGGGGAGACGATGATTGCATCCGCATCCTGAAGAAGTGCAGGGAAGCTATTCCTATAGACAAAGGGAAGGTGATCATCGTAGAAGCTGTTATTGACGAAAAAGATGAGAAAGCAAACTCAAAGCTAACAAATGCGAGACTGATGCTGGACATGGTGATGATCGCCCATACAGGCACAGGCAAAGAAAGGACCATGGAGGAATGGGAATATGTTCTTGGGGAGGCTGGCTTTAGTCGACACACAATCACACCTATTCATGCTATCCAATCTGTTATTCAAGCTTTTCCTTAA
- the LOC137725233 gene encoding acetylserotonin O-methyltransferase-like isoform X1, with protein MEDTQRVLTWEEEEEHAKVDVWKYVFGFVEIAVVKCAIELGIAEAIESHGSPMTLLELSSALSCDPSHLYRVMRILVHLKIFKEITTNQLGSKGYAQTPLSHRLLKSGENSMAALILLESNPVMMAPWHGLSARIRGNISNQLFEEVHGEDIWSFGAANPDHSKLFNEAMTSDVKAAVPAVIKSCIEVFKGLETIVDVGGGNGTMLRLLVEGCPWIRGINFDLPHVVSAAQDCDRVENVGGDMFDHVPKADAVIIKGVLHNWGDDDCILILKKCREAIPKDTGKVIIIDAVIDEKYENEDKKLANLKLMLDMVMIAHTNKGKERSLKEWEYILGGAGFSGHTITPVAAIQYSVIQAFP; from the exons ATGGAAGATACTCAAAGAGTGTTAACAtgggaagaggaggaagaacatGCCAAGGTGGATGTGTGGAAATATGTTTTCGGGTTTGTTGAAATCGCGGTGGTAAAATGTGCCATTGAACTCGGAATAGCTGAAGCAATTGAAAGCCATGGAAGCCCCATGACACTCTTAGAACTCTCATCTGCTCTAAGTTGTGATCCTTCTCACCTTTACCGCGTCATGAGGATACTAGTCCACCTCAAAATATTCAAAGAAATAACCACAAACCAATTAGGCTCCAAAGGTTATGCACAAACACCTCTGTCTCACCGGCTACTGAAATCTGGAGAAAATAGCATGGCGGCGCTGATCTTGCTGGAGAGTAATCCGGTAATGATGGCACCATGGCATGGCTTAAGTGCCCGAATTCGAGGAAATATTAGCAATCAATTGTTTGAGGAAGTACATGGGGAGGACATATGGAGCTTTGGTGCGGCCAATCCTGATCACAGCAAGCTTTTCAATGAAGCAATGACTTCTGATGTAAAGGCAGCTGTGCCTGCAGTGATTAAAAGTTGTATAGAGGTGTTCAAAGGCCTTGAGACAATAGTAGATGTCGGCGGGGGAAATGGGACTATGTTGCGCTTGTTGGTCGAGGGTTGCCCTTGGATTCGAGGCATTAACTTTGATCTTCCGCATGTTGTCTCTGCTGCTCAGGATTGTGATCGCGTTGAGAATGTTGGAGGTGACATGTTTGATCACGTTCCAAAGGCTGATGCAGTAATCATCAAG GGGGTTCTTCATAACTGGGGTGACGATGACTGCATTCTTATCCTTAAAAAGTGCCGGGAAGCTATTCCTAAGGACACGGGGAAGGTGATAATCATAGATGCCGTTATCGACGAAAAATATGAGAATGAAGACAAGAAGCTAGCAAATCTGAAATTGATGTTAGATATGGTGATGATTGCCCATACTAACAAAGGCAAAGAAAGGAGCTTGAAGGAATGGGAATATATTCTTGGGGGGGCTGGCTTTAGTGGACACACTATCACACCTGTTGCTGCTATCCAATATTCTGTTATTCAAGCTTTTCCTTAA
- the LOC137725233 gene encoding acetylserotonin O-methyltransferase-like isoform X2 — translation MEDTQRVLTWEEEEEHAKVDVWKYVFGFVEIAVVKCAIELGIAEAIESHGSPMTLLELSSALSCDPSHLYRVMRILVHLKIFKEITTNQLGSKGYAQTPLSHRLLKSGENSMAALILLESNPVMMAPWHGLSARIRGNISNQLFEEVHGEDIWSFGAANPDHSKLFNEAMTSDVKAAVPAVIKSCIEVFKGLETIVDVGGGNGTMLRLLVEGCPWIRGINFDLPHVVSAAQDCDRVENVGGDMFDHVPKADAVIIKCELVDCRGFFITGVTMTAFLSLKSAGKLFLRTRGR, via the exons ATGGAAGATACTCAAAGAGTGTTAACAtgggaagaggaggaagaacatGCCAAGGTGGATGTGTGGAAATATGTTTTCGGGTTTGTTGAAATCGCGGTGGTAAAATGTGCCATTGAACTCGGAATAGCTGAAGCAATTGAAAGCCATGGAAGCCCCATGACACTCTTAGAACTCTCATCTGCTCTAAGTTGTGATCCTTCTCACCTTTACCGCGTCATGAGGATACTAGTCCACCTCAAAATATTCAAAGAAATAACCACAAACCAATTAGGCTCCAAAGGTTATGCACAAACACCTCTGTCTCACCGGCTACTGAAATCTGGAGAAAATAGCATGGCGGCGCTGATCTTGCTGGAGAGTAATCCGGTAATGATGGCACCATGGCATGGCTTAAGTGCCCGAATTCGAGGAAATATTAGCAATCAATTGTTTGAGGAAGTACATGGGGAGGACATATGGAGCTTTGGTGCGGCCAATCCTGATCACAGCAAGCTTTTCAATGAAGCAATGACTTCTGATGTAAAGGCAGCTGTGCCTGCAGTGATTAAAAGTTGTATAGAGGTGTTCAAAGGCCTTGAGACAATAGTAGATGTCGGCGGGGGAAATGGGACTATGTTGCGCTTGTTGGTCGAGGGTTGCCCTTGGATTCGAGGCATTAACTTTGATCTTCCGCATGTTGTCTCTGCTGCTCAGGATTGTGATCGCGTTGAGAATGTTGGAGGTGACATGTTTGATCACGTTCCAAAGGCTGATGCAGTAATCATCAAG TGCGAGTTGGTTGATTGTAGGGGGTTCTTCATAACTGGGGTGACGATGACTGCATTCTTATCCTTAAAAAGTGCCGGGAAGCTATTCCTAAGGACACGGGGAAGGTGA